TCTCGGTATCGGGAGTAGCTAGCTCCGACTCTACTGTCTCTTCTTTACTAGCCCTGTCTCAGCGATGATTCGAGTCGCATCAAAACCTACCTTCGAGGTACACACTTTTCGCATCACGCATCCACGACCAACCATGACCACCGAAATCACGATACTAATCTACCAAGGCTTCGACGAACTCGATGCCGTCGCGCCGTACGAGGTCTTCGACACTGCCGCGACTCACGGCGGCGACCTCGAAGTCTCGCTCCGAACCCTCGACCCGACCGACCGAATCACGGCCAGCCACGGCCTCCGAATCGAACCCGACGGCGTCCTCAGAGACACCGACCCCGACATCGTCGTGGTCCCCGGCGGCGGCTGGAACGACCGGGCACCCGAGAGCGCGTGGGCCGAGGCCGAGAAGGGCGACGTTCCGGACGCACTCGCCGAACTGCACCAGCGAGGAGCGACGCTCGCCGCCGTCTGCACCGGCGGGATGTTGCTCGCCGAGGCTGGCGTCCTCGACGGCCGACCGGCGGTCACGCACGCGAGCGCGCTGGACGACCTACGAGAAACTGACGCCGAAGTCGTAGACGCACGGGTCGTAGATAACGACGACATACTCACCGCGGGCGGCGTGACTTCCGGACTGGACCTCGCGCTCCACCTCGTGGCACGACGTTGCGGCGAAGAGGTGGCAGAACAGGTCGCGACGACAATTGAGTACGAGCCAACTGACGAGGTGTACCGGAGCGACCGAGCTGAGTAGTCACCACCAGCGACCGTCCGGCCCCGACGATTCGTCGGGTCGCACGTCCCACAGCGCGGCCGAGTGCATCTCGACCGGACTCCACGGTTCGTTGTCTCCCTGTCCGCACGTGTTCCAGTACCGCTCCTCTGCGCGATTCCAGTAGACGCCGTTGAAGTTGAACTCCGTGCAGTACCACTCGCCCCGTGCATCGAGAGCGAAATCGACGCCCCACGTCGATTCCTCGAACTCTGCGGCGATTCGTTCGGCGTATTCTCTTGGCGTCTCGAACTCCACAGCGTCGAGAACCGATTCGAGATACTCGTAGTGACCGTCACAGACCATCTCGAACGGGTCGGGGTCGTGCGGCGTCTGGCCGACGACTTCCCCATTGTCTACGAAGAACCGAATCGACGGGTGGTGCGAGTGATTCGGAAACGGACAGAAGTCGAGGTCCAACCACTCCCGGACGACGAGGCCGCCGCCGTGGGGCCACCACTGCTGGTCGTTCTGGTTGAGGAGCGACTGGACCGTCTCGTCTACTGCGTCGGCGTCGCGCCGATGAATAAACGACCCTTCCCGCAGGCGAACGGTGGCGGCCTTCCGCTGGGTGCGAACGAACGCTCGGTCGTAGTCGTTGTTAGCCATGAAATCGAGAATCGCGCCGGTGTCCCAATCGTAGCCCTCCGCTGTCTCTTCGAGCGTGACGAACGCCGTGTTCGGAACTGGCACGTCGAGCGATTGGAGTCTGTCCCAGTAGTAGCTCATTCGCCCGCGTTCGTCCTCGAAGTTGACGAAGAACAGCGAGATAGAGGAGGGCATCGTACCGAGACGAACGTCTCGCCTCGCTATCAAGCCTGCGGCGGTGTGTGAAGGGGTCTCCCGCCTGTAACTCCGTACAAGCTCGTCTGCAACCCCACGCACACTCGCGTCGCTCGACCAAACTCCTTCGTAACTAACTCATAAGTTATGAGTGGCCATGATATTACCTGTATCAGTAATTATATATGGTTATAGCGCCTCTGTAGGAGTAGGAGTTCTTCTCCTGCTATCATGACTACTCGCACACTCACCCCAGAAACGAGCAACACCTTCACGAGCACTATTGGCGGCTACACCGTTCGCGGCCGCGCCCACAGCCTCAGCGCGTGGTTCGTCCTCTCGCTCCGTCTCATGATGGGTTGGGCATTCGCGTACTCCGGCCTCACGAAGCTTCTCGCCGCAGAACCGTTCAGCGCGGGTGGCTACCTGACCCACGTCGCCGCCGCGAACGGCAACCCGCTGGCCGGGACGTTCGCGTGGATGGGTTCGACGCCGTGGTTCGTCGAGTTCGCCAACGTCGCAGTCCTGTGGGGTGAACTGTTCATCGGTCTCGGCCTGCTGGTCGGCGCGTTCGTCCGCCTCGCGGCGTTCTTCGGCGCGTTCATGATGCTCATGTTCTACTTCGGGAACTGGAGCATCGAACACGGCGTTATCAACGGCGACTTCGCGTACATGCTCGTGTTCCTCGCCGTCGCGGCGTTCGGCGCAGGACGTATCCTCGGTCTGGACACCTACATCGAGAACTACGAAGTCGGCGGACGCACTCTCGTAGAGCGCTACCCCGCTCTCGAATACGTCCTCGGCTAACCGTCTGCTTCTGTTCTATTCTGTCGCTACTTCCTTCCCTTATTCCTCGCGCCGCTTGACCTCGTGTCTTCCAAATCCGTACCGAAGCCGATTCGCCAGTCGGCGCGAGAAGCGACCTTCCTCCGGCGCACGCGAGCCGAATCGTTCTGAAAGCGCCTGATAAATCAGCGGCAGAGGGACCTCCTGTTCGAGCGACTCCTGCACCGTCCACGTGCCCGTCGAACCGCCAGCGACGTGGTCGTCCACGTCGCCGAGGTCGGTACCCTCCTCGCGGAACGCCTCTTCGCAGAGTTCCAGCAACCACGAGCGGATGACCGCACCGTTGTTCCACGTGCGCGCGACTTTT
The sequence above is a segment of the Halorussus halophilus genome. Coding sequences within it:
- a CDS encoding DJ-1/PfpI family protein produces the protein MTTEITILIYQGFDELDAVAPYEVFDTAATHGGDLEVSLRTLDPTDRITASHGLRIEPDGVLRDTDPDIVVVPGGGWNDRAPESAWAEAEKGDVPDALAELHQRGATLAAVCTGGMLLAEAGVLDGRPAVTHASALDDLRETDAEVVDARVVDNDDILTAGGVTSGLDLALHLVARRCGEEVAEQVATTIEYEPTDEVYRSDRAE
- a CDS encoding ATP-grasp domain-containing protein; this translates as MPSSISLFFVNFEDERGRMSYYWDRLQSLDVPVPNTAFVTLEETAEGYDWDTGAILDFMANNDYDRAFVRTQRKAATVRLREGSFIHRRDADAVDETVQSLLNQNDQQWWPHGGGLVVREWLDLDFCPFPNHSHHPSIRFFVDNGEVVGQTPHDPDPFEMVCDGHYEYLESVLDAVEFETPREYAERIAAEFEESTWGVDFALDARGEWYCTEFNFNGVYWNRAEERYWNTCGQGDNEPWSPVEMHSAALWDVRPDESSGPDGRWW
- a CDS encoding DoxX family protein; protein product: MTTRTLTPETSNTFTSTIGGYTVRGRAHSLSAWFVLSLRLMMGWAFAYSGLTKLLAAEPFSAGGYLTHVAAANGNPLAGTFAWMGSTPWFVEFANVAVLWGELFIGLGLLVGAFVRLAAFFGAFMMLMFYFGNWSIEHGVINGDFAYMLVFLAVAAFGAGRILGLDTYIENYEVGGRTLVERYPALEYVLG